Within Pseudomonas paeninsulae, the genomic segment CGGACTGCCGCCCTGGTGCTCCAGCGTCTGGCCCAGCGAGATGATCGCCGGCATGAAGAAACTGGTGCCCAGCAGTTTGTCGAACAGCATCATCACCGCGCTGACTAACAACGCCGGGAAGGCCAGCAAGGCCAGGATCGAGGCCATGAAGATGCCCCAGACCGTGAGCGGCATACGCATCAGGGTCATGCCATGGGTGCGCGCCTGCAGCACCGTGGTCACGTAGTTCAAACCGCCCATGGTGGCGGCAACGATGAAAATCGCCAGGGACACCAACATCAATACGATGCCCCATTCGGTGCCCGGGGTGCCCTGGGTGATTGACTGCGGTGGGTAGAGCGTCCAGCCCGCGCCAGTGGGGCCGCCGGGGGCGAAGAAACTGGCGAGCAGGACCACTACCGAGAGCAGGTAGAACCAGTAGCTGAGCATGTTGACGTAGGGGAAGACCATGTCCCGGGCCCCGACCATCAGCGGGATCAGGTAGTTGCCGAAGCCGCCGAGGAACAGGGCGGTGAGCAGGTAGATGACCATGATCATGCCGTGCATGGTCATCGCCTGGTAATAGGCGCTGGCGTCCATGAATTCGATGCTGCCGGGGAAGCCCAGCTGCATGCGCATCAGGCCGGACAACACCAGGGCGATCAGGCCGACGAAGATAGCCGTCAAGGAATATTGAATGGCTATGACCTTGTGGTCCTGACTCCAGATATAACGGGTCAGAAAGCTCTTGGGTTCATGTAGCTCTTCTGTTTCCACCTGTTCCGCATAGGCCATCACGTCATCCTCCGGGTGAGGGTTGAGTGGATGTTGGCGGTTGGCCGGCTGTCGGACTTGACCATCCACCGTCGCGAGGGAAAGTCCGACAGCCGGCTAGGGCACTGCTTCCGCTGTGCCGTCAGTTTTTCCGGCGATGGACTTGATGAACGCGATCAAGGCGTCCAGCTCGTCATCCGTCAGGTCGATAGTCGGCATGACCGGGGCAAAGCCCTTGGCGATCACCGCAGCGGGATCGCGAATGGATGCCTGCAGATAGGCCTCGTCGACCACCACCGACGTGCCGTCGACCAGGCTCTGCGTCTTGCCGTACAGACCCTGCCAGGTCGGCCCGACGCCCAGCTTGCCATCGACGCTGTGGCAGACCAGGCAACCGTGGGTCTCGGCCAGGCGTTGGCCCTGCAGCGCCAGGTCGACGTCGGCCGCCGGGGGTTCATCTGGCGGCGCGCCACTCAATGATTTGATCAGGGCGAGCAGCGCATCCAATTCATCTTGGTTGAAAGTGTAGGCCACCATGACCGGCGGGTAGCCCTGGACCAGTTTGGCTTTGGGGGCGGAGATCGACTCGATCAGGTAAGCCTCATCGACATGCACGCTGCTGCCGTCGGCCAGCAACTCGGTGCGCCCGTACAGACCCTTCCAGCCGGGGCCGAGACTGGCGCTGCCATCCAGGCTATGGCAGGCCAGGCAGCCATGGTTTTGCACCAACTGGCGGCCTGTCTCCAGCAGCGTTTCCCGGCTGGGTTTGGCGGCGGTACGCAGGGTCTGGGCAAAGGTCGGCTGGCTGCTCAGCCACAGGTCGAAGGCCGCGGGTTCCTCGATGATCATATGGCCGCGCATATTGTAATGGGCCAGGCCGCAGTACTCGGCGCACAGCACTTCATAGGTGCCGAGTTTGGTCGGGGTGAACCAGAAGTGGGAGACCATGCCGGGGACCATGTCCATCTTGCTGCGGATCTGTGGAACATAGAAATTGTGCAACACGTCCTTGGAACGCAGCAGTACTTTCACCGGTTGATCGAGTGGCAGGCGCACCTCATTGTTGCGGATCAGCACATCGTCCTGGCCGAGAGGATCATTGGGGTCGAGGCCGAAAGGGTTGGCGCTGTTGATCCATTTGATCCCCGACTTGCCCAGCTTGCCGTCCTGGCCCGGGAAGCGATAAGACCACTGCCACTGCTGGGCGACCACTTCCAGTTCGTGAGCGTCTTGCGGAACCCGGACGAAGTCGTGGTAAACCACCAGGCCTGGCGCCAGCAGGCCGATGATGCCGACGCTGGTAACGCCGATTAGCCACCATTCCAGCTTCTTGTTTTCGGGCTGATAGGCCGCTCTGCGCCCTTCTTTATGGCGGTAGCGAACGATCGCAAGCGCCATGAACAGGGTGACGGCGATGAAGAATATGCCGGTGATGAGCAGGGTGATAAACAGTGCGGCGTCTATCGAACCCCAGTTGGAGGCTGCCGCCGTTGCCTGCCAAGGGCTCAGTACATGGAACAGTACCGATGCCACAACGATTAGCACCAAGACAATTGCAAATACCATGTGTTTTGCATCCTGTTCCTGTCGCGCACTGGCTACACAAACATCCTGGCAAACAGCAAGGTCGAATAAATTCGGCCAGCAATTCTTCCCGCGTCGCGCCTGGCCCTGTTAGCAGGCCGGCGGGAAGTGCTGGGGGAAGTATAGGGGAGGAAAAGTCGCGCTGCCCAAGTCGGTAGCAGGTGTGCCTGGCGAGGGTCGTCGGTCGGGTGGATTGGCCCTCTGCCGGCGCAGCACCTATAAGTTAAGGCGTAATTCCGACTCGGCAGTGCGATCGACTGTGTCGCGGAGGGCCAAGACGATGTCCGCCAATCCCTTGCTCGAGATGATCGGCAACACCCCGGTCTTGCCGCTCACCCACCTCGACACGGGCCCGTGTCAGCTGTTCGTCAAGCTGGAAAACCAGAACCCCGGCGGCTCGATCAAGGACCGCATCGCCCTGAGCATGATCGAGGCCGCGGAACTCAGCGGCCAGTTGCAGCTGGGCGGCACCATTATCGAAGCCACCGCCGGTAACACCGGCCTGGGTCTGGCCTTGGTTGCCGCGCAGAAGGGCTACCACATGCTGCTGGTGGTGCCGGACAAGATGAGTCGCGAGAAAATCTTCCACCTCAAGGCGCTCGGCGCCGAGGTGCGCCTGACCCGCTCCGATGTCGCCAAGGGCCATCCCGAGTACTACCAGGATCTGGCGCGCAGCATCGCCGCGCACATGCCGGGCGCCTTCTACATCGACCAGTTCAACAACCCGGCCAACGCCTGGGCGCATGAGAGCGGCACCGGCCCGGAAATCTGGCGGCAGATGGAACAGCGCGTCGATGCGGTGGTGGTCGGCGTGGGTTCGGGCGGTACCTTGGGCGGCTTGACCCATTTCTTTCAAAAGGTGGCGCCGCAGGTCGAGATGGTCCTGGCCGATCCCGAGGGCTCGGTGCTGGCCGACTTCGTCGAGTCCGGCCACTTCGGCGAGGCCGGCAGCTGGCTGGTGGAGGGCATCGGCGAGGACTTCGTCCCGGCCATCGCCGACTTCGCCCTGGTCAAGCGCGCCTACCGCATCAGCGACGCCGAGAGCCTGCACACCGCGCGCCTACTGCTGCAGCAGGAAGGCGTGCTGGCCGGCTCCTCCTCCGGCACCCTGCTGGCCGCGGCCTTACGCTACTGCCGCGAGCAGACCACGGCCAAGCGGGTGCTGACCTTCGTCTGCGACAGCGGCAACAAGTACCTGTCGAAGATGTTCAACGACTACTGGATGCTCGACCAGGGCCTGATCGAGCGGCCCAAACAGGGCAACCTGCGCGACCTGATCGTCCGCCGTTACGAGGAAGGCAGCACCGTCACCTGCAAGCCCGACGAAACCCTGGCGGCGGTCTACGCGCGCATGCGCTTCCACGACATCGACCAGGTACCGGTGATGGACTGCGACCGCGTGGTCGGCCTGATTGACGAGTGGGACCTGCTGCGGGCGGTGAAGGACGCGCCGACGCATTTCCAGCTGCCGGTGCGCGAGGCGATGGTCAGCAAGCTGCAGACCCTCGACCCGGACGTGTCGCTGGAGCGCCTGCTGCAGACCTTCGACGAGGGCCATGTGGCGCTGATCGTCGAGCAGGGCCGTTTTCTCGGTTTGATCACCAAGAGCGATGTACTCAACCTCTGGCGCCGCACCCTGCGTTAGGACTCGCCGTTATCAAACGCTGTGGACGCCATCCTGTAGAAGCCAGCTTGCTGGCGATTCTCGGCGATTGTGAATGGATCGCCAGCAAGCTGGCTCCTACACACGGATCGTAGGATGGGTTGAGCGCAGCGATACCCATGGGACTTGACCCGAACCTTTCGCCGCCACCCGTCAGGAACAGATTCAGGAGTGACCATGAGCGAATTCGAAACCCTCACCGTGCACGCCGGTTACGAGCCGGACTGGACCGGCGCGGTGATGCCGCCGATCTACGCCACCTCGACCTTCCGCCAGCAGTCGCCGGGGGTGCACGCCGGCTACGAATACGGGCGCAGCCAGAACCCCACGCGCCAGGCGCTGGAACGGGCGATTGCCGAGCTGGAGGGTGGCGCCCACGGCTATGCCTTTGCATCCGGACTGGCGGCCTGCGCCACGGTGCTGGAACTGCTCCCGGCGAACAGTCACATAGTCGCGGTGGACGACCTTTATGGCGGCACTTATCGCCTGTTTGAGCGGGTGCGCAAGCCCAGTGCCGGCCTGCAGGTCAGCTACGTACCGGCGGACGCCGACGCCGCCACCCTGGCCGCCGCGCTCAGGCCAGAAACGCAGATGATCTGGGTCGAGACGCCGACCAACCCCACCCTGAAACTCTGCGACTTGGCCCAGGTCGGCAAGTTGGGTCGCGCCCGCGGCATCCTCACGGTGGCCGACAACACCTTCGCCTCGCCCTATCTGCAACGGCCGCTCGAATACGGTTTCGATATAGTCGTGCACTCGGCGACCAAGTACCTCAACGGCCATTCCGATGTAATCGCCGGGTTGGTGGCTATCGCAGATCGCGCGGAACTGGCCGAGCAACTGGCCTTCCTGCAGAACTCGGTGGGCAGCATCCTCGATCCGTTTTCCAGCTTCCTCTGCCTGCGCGGCATGCGCACCCTGGCGCTGCGCCTGCAACGCCACGTCGCCAACGCCACTGAGCTGGCCGTCTGGCTGGAGCAGCAGCCACAGGTGACGTCGGTGCTCTACCCTGGCCTGAGCAGCCATCCCCAGCACGAACTGGCGGTGCGGCAGATGCGTGGCAGCGGCGGCCTGATCAGCCTGTACCTGGCCGGCGATGGTGAAGGCACCCGGCGTTTTCTCGAAGCCACCCGGCTGTTCACCCTGGCGGAAAGCCTGGGCGGGGTGGAAAGCCTGATCAGCCAACCGGCGAAAATGACCCACGCCTCGATTCCCGCAGAGCGCCGCGCGCAGCTTGGCATCAGCGATAACCTGGTGCGCCTGTCGGTGGGTATTGAACATGTCGAGGACCTGCGCCGCGATCTGCAACAAGCTTTGAGCGCGATCGCGGGTTAAGCAAAGCCGGTTAGCCCGTATTACCGCATCCACTGTGCCGCCCGGCGGTTACTCGAGCCAATTGACGGCGGGAAACAGCACGCTGAACGACTCGGGCATCGCCACTACCTGGCCTGCTCTGTAGTCGAAGAATACAAAGCCGGACTTGGCCATCGCCACCAGGCCGCCATCTGCCGGGCGGGTGATACGGAAGGTGATATCGCCGCCGTATTTGTTGAAATCCATCACGCCGACCTCGAACAGCAATTGATCGCGCGCGTGAGCTTCCGTGCGGTAGGTGGTGGCGAGGTCAGTGACGATTATGCCGGTGCCATCTGCGTGGGTTTCGTGAATACCGAATTCGAACAAGAAACGCGCCCGTGCCTCTGAAATCATCGAGATCATCGAGTCGTTGCCCAGGTGGTTGGCCGCATTGATGTCGGTCACGCGGACGGTCAGGTGGGTGCTGTAGCAGAATTGGTTTTCCGGGAACTCGAGTTGAAGGCGGGCCATGGGCAGGTCTCGTGCAGGCGGGATAGGGCGGCGCGATTGTACGTGGGCTTGTGCCGATTTTGCATGATTTGCCCGGTGAATGACGCGCCGCCGGCAGTCAGGCCGCCCGTGGCCGCAGATCAGCGATGCAGGCTATTCAAGTGGTAGAAGGTTACCCGGCCGCCCTCATTGGCCGGACCATAGTTGTCCTGAATGTAGGCACCAGCCTTGAAGTACAACTGTTGCACGCTCCAGTAGCCGCTCAGTTGCTGATACAGCGAGCCATGGTCACCATCGCTGCTCTGTACGCTGACGCCGAGCTTGCCGCTCGGCGTGATGCGCAGATCGTAGCTGAAACGCTCGTTGAGCTGGATGTTCTCGGCCAGCAGGATGTTCTGTACCTCGGAATCACCGGGGCGGTTGCGCAGCAACAATTCGAGACGGCCAACGCCGCGCAGGTAGTGGTATTGCAGCTTGAGCAGTGGGTCATTGTCGCTGCCGGGTTCGTCCGTGCTGTGGATCTGGCCGATGACGACCTTGTTCTTACTCGGCACCTGATTGACCGACACAACTGCACTGAGGTAGCTGTCGGAACTGGCGTGGTACCAGTTGCTCAGGATGCCGTCGGCCTGGGTTTCACGCAGCTCGCTGCGCGGGTAGCGGGCGTCAGCGGTATGCGAGCCATCAACCGGTACCCAGAACGTGACGCTGCCGTCGTCGTTGTGGCGAAAATATTGGCTGTCATAACCGTTGTTCAAGCGCCCGGTTTCGATGGTAGTGGGGGATGGGTCGGTGGGAATCGAGAGATTCCAGGTGGTGAGATCAAGCACGACTGATCCTTAATGGTCTTGAAAAACTACGAATGGTCTCGGTTCGGTAGCCGCAAGCACAGTAAGTTCAATTGGATCGGGAATTGCTCAACCAGACTGTCGGGGATTGATCGGGCCTGTGAGGCTGGCTTAGCAGGATTTATCGACAGTTAGTGGCGGCGTCGTTTGGCCTGGATACAGGCAAGAACGCTGCAACCCGCACCCTGGTGCGTGGGTTGCAGCGGGGTCACAGGGGCACCGCTCAAGCAGCCGGGCGCTGTTGCTTCTGGTAGAGGAATTCGAGCACCGCGGCGCGGTATTCGTGATAGCGCGGGTCATGGGCCAAGGCAATGCGGTCGCGCGGACGCGGCAGTGCTACGTGGAGGATCTCGCCGACACTGGCCGCCGGGCCGTTGCTCATCATGACGATACGGTCGGACAGCAGCACGGCCTCGTCGACATCGTGGGTGATCATGATCACCGTATTGCCGAGGTCCGCGTGGATCTCCATCAGCGAGTCCTGCAGATGGGCGCGGGTCAGGGCATCCAGGGCGCCGAAGGGTTCATCCATCAATAGCACCTTGGGCTGCATGGCCAGTGCGCGGGCGATGCCGATGCGCTGCTTCATGCCGCCGGAAATCTCACTGGGGCGTTTGTCGCGCGCGTGGTTCATGTGCACCAGTTCGAGGTTGTGCTCAATCCATTCACGCATGTCACTGCGCGACTTCTTGCCCTGGAACACCTGGCGCACGGCCAGTTCGATGTTCTGGTAGCAGCTCAGCCAGGGCAGCAGGCTGTGGTTCTGGAACACCACCGCACGCTCCGGGCCTGGCGAGTTGACCTCGCGGCTGTCGAGGATCACCCCGCCGGTGCTGGCCTGGTAGAGGCCGGCGACGATATTCAGCACGGTCGATTTGCCGCAGCCGGAATGGCCGATCAAGGACACGAACTCGCCCTTGTCGATTTTCAGATTGACGTTCTGCAGGGCGCAGTACAGGCCCTTGTCGGTGGGGAAGCTGATGCCGACGCCGGTCAGTTCAAGGTGTGGATGGTTCATGGTGAGCTCCTGAAAGTGGCGATTAGCGCAGGTCGGCGTTCTTGTCCCAGCTCACGTAGCGCTGGAGCATGAGCATGAGACGGTCGAGGGCGAAGCCGAGCAGGCCGATGACCACCACCGCGACCATGATTCGGCCCAGCGAGTTGGAGCTGCCGTTTTGGAACTCGTCCCAGATGAATTTGCCCAGACCTGGGTTCTGCGCCAGCATTTCAGCGGCGATCAGCACCATCCAACCGGTGGCCAGGGACAAGCGCAGGCCGGTGAAGATCATCGGGATCGCGGCCGGCAGGACGATGCGGCGGACATGGCTGAGGGGTGACAGGCTGAGCACACGGCTGACGTTTTGCAGGTCCTTGTCCAGATTGGCCACCCCCACGGTGGTGTTGATCACGGTCGGCCACAGGCAGCACAGCGCCACGGTCACCGCCGAAGTGACGAAGGATTTGGCAAACAGTGGGTCGCTGCTGGTGTAGACGGCGCTGACCACCATGGTCACCAGCGGTAGCCAGGCCAGCGGTGACACCGGTTTGAAGATCTGGATCAGCGGGTTGATCGCGTTGTAGATCGGCTTGCTCAGGCCGCAGACAATTCCCAGCGGGATGGCGATCAGCGAGGCGATGAGAAAACCGGTCATCACCGTGTACAGGCTGGTGAAGATCTGTTTGAAGAACGTCGGCTTGCCGGTGTAAGGGCGAATGCTGACATTCGCGTCAGGGTCCTTGGCCAGCTTCTCGGCGTTGCGTACGTCCTGACGCTCGAAGAAGGCATCGGCGCGCCTCTGTTCGCGCAGGTGTTCATCGATCAGCGTGCCGAACTGGCTGGCCACCTGGGTTGGCCCAGGGAATTTACCCAGGCTGGTATCAATGCTGCCGGCAACCATCTGCCAGAACAGCAGAAAGGCGAGGATGCCGAACATGGGCATCAGTACGCTGGGTAACCAGCGTTTGATCGCCAGTCTGCGCGCGGATTTCAGGGTGTCTTGAATGGGCTGGGCGACGGCGGGGTTGCTCATCGTCTTGTCCTCGGAGCAGAGGGGGGCCGGCGTGTCCGGCCCCCAGGGCAATTGCTGCGTTACAGAACTGAGTCGGGTTTCAGACCAATCTTGAACTGGTTGATGTACTCGTTCGGTTTGCGCCCGTCGTAGGTCAGGCCATCGATGAATTCGCTGGTGGGGGGCCGGAAACCTTCTTCGCCGGCCGCGGGGAAGTCTGCGGCCTTGGCTTTGCCTTCCGCGATCAGCTCATTGGCGGCACTGCGGTAGACCGCCGGCAGGTAGACCTGTTTGGCGATATCGAAGTACCAACTATCCGGTTTGGCCTCGCCAACCTGGCCCCAGCGACGCATCTGAGTCAGGTACCAGATGGCGTCGGAGTAGTAGGGGTAGGTCGCGTTATAGCGAAAGAACACGTTGAAGTCCGGGACCTCGCGCTTGTCACCCTTCTCGTACTCGAAGGTGCCGGTCATCGAGTTGGCGATCACCTCGGCATCGGCGCCGACGTACTCAGGACGCGAGAGGATCTCCACGGCTTCCTGACGGTTGGCGTTGTTGTTTTCATCCAGCCACATGCCGGCGCGGATCAGCGCCTTGACCAGCCGCTTGTGGGTTTCCGGGTTGGCATCGGCCCAGGCTTTCGACACGCCGAGCACCTTCTCCGGGTTGTTCTTCCAGATTTCGTAGTCGGTGATCACCGGCACGCCGATGCCCTTGAATACGGCCGCCTGGTTCCAGGGTTCGCCCACGCTGTAGCCGTTGATAGTGCCGGCTTCGAGGGTGGCCGGCATTTGCGGCGGCGGGGTCACCGAGAGCAGAGCGTCGGCGTTGAGCGTGCCGGTGATATCGCCCTTGGCCGGTGCGTAATAGCCTGGGTTGATACCACCGGCGGCCAGCCAGTAGCGCAACTCATAGTTGTGGGTGGACACCGGGAACACCATGCCCAGGTTGAAGGGCTTGCCCTTGGCCTTGTACTGCTCGATCACCGGCAGCAGCGCGTCGGCCTTGATCGGATGTACCGGTTTGCCGTCTGCCATCGGCACATGCTTCTTCATTTCCTCCCAGACGGCGTTGGACATAGTGATGCCATTGCCATTGAGGTCCATGGAGAAGGCGGTGACGATGTCGGCCTTGGTGCCGAAGCCGATGGTGGCGCCCAGGGGTTGGCCGGCGAGCATGTGCGCGCCGTCCAGTTCGCCGGTGATCACCCGGTCCAGCAGGACTTTCCAGTTGGCCTGGGCTTCCAGGGTGACGTAGAGCCCCTCGTCCTCGAAGAAGCCTTTTTCGTAAGCAATGGCCAGTGGTGCCATGTCAGTCAGCTTGATGAAACCAAGCTTGAGTTCGTCCTTCTCCGGGTTGGCGGCGTGGGCGATCTGCATGCTCAGTGGCGTGAGCAGCATGACGGCGACGCAGCCCAGGCCAGTCAGGGTCTTTTTCATCAAGGAGCGGCGAGCGGTGGCCTTACGCATGGTGATTCCTCAGTTCTCGGAAACGAAAAAAAGACGTCAACGGACAACTCAGCCAGCTAGGGCAGGGTGCCTTTGACGTCTTTGTCTATTCGTCTCGATCACCGCCGTTGGCGATCCGAAGACGGGTGTTAGGTCTTGGGGAGATATCTGCAAAGGGCTTGCCAGGTTTGCTGCGGCGATGGGCAAGGCGGCTTGCCTGGCGCGGTTTCGGCACCTCGACTGGTTCTAGAATAGTTATGTATAAGCTATATATATCAGCTAGATAGGATTGTTAATTAATGCTTAATATATGTAGAGTTCCCAGCCTTCGCTGAAGCCGAAACGCTTAAGCGGTCGGCCTGTTTGCAGGATTTTGAGCCAATGGCGGGCGCGCTGAAGGAGCAATGAGCGCTTTTGGTTCGTTTTTCACGCGCACAGGAAGAGCGTCAACGTTCAGCGGTGTCGTGCTCGATATGAGCTCGCCCCTGGTATTTGGGGGCGTCTGTTGTCATTGCTCCGCTGTCGAGTCTTCTGACCGAGGAAACTCCATATGGAATGCGGTCTGGCCATTGGATGAAGTGCACCAGATTTTGCCCTGGTGCGCCTCGACGATGGAGCGCGTGATGGCCAGGCCCAGTCCTGCATTGCTGGGGCTGCCTTCGCGGCGGGCAGGGTCCGCGCGGTAGAACCGGTCGAACAACCATTCCAGGTGTTCGGGCGAGATGGCCTCGCCGGGGTTCTCCACGGTCAGCAGGGTGGATTGTCTGGTCTGGCTGATATTCACCGTGATGGCATGGTGCTCTGGCGTATAGCGAAGGGCATTGGACAGCAGGTTGGAGATGGCGCGGCGGAGCATCAGTACGTCACCCTGAACCTCGCCAGAGCCGATCAGCTTGAGCTCGATAGCATGTTCGTCTGCCAGCAGGCGGTAATACTCGTACAATTTGTCGATTACCTTCTCAAGGGCAATCTTCTTATGTTCTGGAGTGATCAAGCCATTGTCCGCCTTGGCCAAAAAAAGCATGTCATCGATCATCCGCGACATGCGTTTCAAATCATCCAGATTCGAGTGCAGGTTGTCCTCGTAGTCCTCGATATTGCGCTTTCTCGACAGCACCACCTCGGTGTGGGTCATCAGGTTGCTGACGGGCGTGCGCAGCTCGTGCGCAATGTCGGCGGAGAAATTGGACAGCCGCACAAAGTCCTCGTCCAGGCGTGACAGCATGGCGTTGAAGGACGAGACCAGTTGCTGCAGTTCTAATGGCACCGGCGCCAGGGGAATGCGTTCTTTGAGCGACTTGGCTGACATGGCGGCCGCTACCGCAGTGACCTGGCGTAAAGGGCCTAAACCACTGCGGGCCAGCACCCAGCCCAGTGCGGCGCTGACCAGCGCGCTGATGATCAGGCCAATTGCGAACCAGCGCTCCAGCGCGTCGAAGAAGTCCATGTGCGGGGTTACATCGAGCACCAGCATCAGGGTCAGGGGAGGCTCCTGGGCAGGGCCGGTTACCTGCTGGGTCAGGCCACGAAACACCTGTTGCTGATCCTGCCACTCCCAGATGACGTTGCTGGCGATGACGCTGAAGCGCTCCGGAAGATCGAGCGGCCCAGGGTCGGCGAACAGCACCCGCCCGGCGCTGTCCTTGATGATCGCTTTCAGGTCTCTGTGGGCACCGAGCAAGGCACTCAGCTGGGGTTTCAGTGCCGCAAAGTTATCGAGACTCTGCAGTTTTCCGAGAATGCTCTGGACCGCGTGGGCCTTTTCCAGCAGCTCTTGCCGATCAAGGGATTCGAAATGATGCTGGCTGAGACGATTAAAGCTGAGCCCCGCAACGATCAGTACGCCAGTCACTGCGAGCATGAACATCAGGCTCAGGCGTGAGGTCAGGGATAGGCGCCTCATTTGCTCTCCGGGGCGTCCAGCACGTAGCCCATGCCGCGAGCGGTGTGGATAAGCTTGGGCTCGAAGTCATCATCGATTTTCGCGCGCAAACGCCGGATGGCCACCTCGATGACGTTGGTGTCGCTATCGAAGTTCATGTCCCAGACTTGCGAGGCGATCAGCGACTTCGGCAGCACCTCGCCGCGCCGGCGCAGCAGCAATTCCAAGAGCGCGAACTCCTTGGCGGTCAGGTCAATGCGTGTGCCCGCCCGAATGACCCTGCGTTTGAGGAGGTCGACATCAAGATCCGCAATTTTCAGGTGGGTCTGGGTGGGCGTGTTGTTGCCGCGACGCAAGAGGGTTCTGACCCGTGCGAGCAGCTCGGAAAACGCGAAGGGTTTGATCAGGTAATCGTCCGCGCCCAGCTCGAGACCCTTGACCCGGTCTTCCACCCGGTCGCGGGCGGTGAGAAATAGCACCGGAACATCCTTGCCCGCCGCGCGCACCCTGCGCAGCACTTCCCAGCCATCCAGACCCGGCATCATGACGTCGAGGATCAATAAGTCGTACGCCTCACTCAACGCATGCTGCAGCGCATCCGTGCCGGTGGTAGCCCGATCGACGTTGAACCCTGCCTCTCTGAGCCCCAGCTGTAAGTAGGTGCCGGTTTTCGGCTCATCCTCGGCGACCAAAAGTCTCATGGGTTTTTGCTCAAGCGAATGTCGGCCCGAGTGTGCAGTGAAAACCCCGAACCAACCAGCGGCTGACAGAAATGTAATCCGCGCTTCAGGTCGCTGTCAGGCAAAGGTGTTTAAGATAAGACCCTGAGCACCAAGCACCAGCAGACCCGAATGGCGCCGCACGATCAGCTGCGACCCCTCTACTTAGCCCGTTGCCGCATGCACACAGGTTAATGATGCTCGACCTTCACCAATAGACTTCTCCATTTTCGAGGCCTCCCTGATTGCTCCTTTGGCCTGACGGCGCTTTTAGGGCGCCGTATTTTTCGGTGCAGTGCCTAGTAGGCCTGTGTGGCGAGTTCAATGAGTCAATTATGCTTTCTGAGTCCCTGAGACTGAGTTGCCGCTCCTCGCCATAGCCCGCTATGACCCGTTGCACTGCCTTGCCTCAGCGCCTCAGCCCTCCGCACGTGAGTTAAGCAACTAGCCGAACAGGCCACTCGCTCGGCGTTGCCTCAGCAGGCGCTGCGAACAAGGTTCTAGTCGAGATCGCGCCACCGCAGCATGGGGCTGGGCGGTGGCCGGAATGCCGTGGTGAATTCGCCTGCAACGATCCGCTCACTATCAGTTTGGGAGGGGTGGCCAGATTAAGGCCAAGTGACGTCAGCTTGATGAGTATCAATACATCGGGACGGGCTTTGTCTACCCTCACCTGTATAGAACTGAGCAGAACCCGAGTGGGTAAACCAAGGAGATACAGTCATGAGCCATTGGCATAACCCGACTGATCCCTCGCCATCCTTCTGGCGCAGCAAGGCCGGTGTCGCACTGATCATGTTGCTGGTTATCGGCGCGTTCTATCTGCTGCGCGAGCACTACTACCATGCCTCTCAGGCATTGCCCTACCTGCCTTACCTGATTCTGCTGCTGTGCCCTTTGATGCACCTGTTTGGGCATAAGCACGGCGGACATGCGGCGCACCGTAACGCAACAGATGACTCCATGGACGATACAAGGAAATAGCGTATGCACAGCTCTGCGAGCCCTCACGATCCCGCTCACTCCAAGCCTGGTGAAGCGCAACAGGGGGAACTGACGGATCCGGTGTGCGGCATGACTGTCAGCAGCGACAGTCAACTACGCGAACAGTACGAAGGGCAGACCTATCGATTCT encodes:
- a CDS encoding ABC transporter ATP-binding protein is translated as MNHPHLELTGVGISFPTDKGLYCALQNVNLKIDKGEFVSLIGHSGCGKSTVLNIVAGLYQASTGGVILDSREVNSPGPERAVVFQNHSLLPWLSCYQNIELAVRQVFQGKKSRSDMREWIEHNLELVHMNHARDKRPSEISGGMKQRIGIARALAMQPKVLLMDEPFGALDALTRAHLQDSLMEIHADLGNTVIMITHDVDEAVLLSDRIVMMSNGPAASVGEILHVALPRPRDRIALAHDPRYHEYRAAVLEFLYQKQQRPAA
- a CDS encoding trans-sulfuration enzyme family protein, whose product is MSEFETLTVHAGYEPDWTGAVMPPIYATSTFRQQSPGVHAGYEYGRSQNPTRQALERAIAELEGGAHGYAFASGLAACATVLELLPANSHIVAVDDLYGGTYRLFERVRKPSAGLQVSYVPADADAATLAAALRPETQMIWVETPTNPTLKLCDLAQVGKLGRARGILTVADNTFASPYLQRPLEYGFDIVVHSATKYLNGHSDVIAGLVAIADRAELAEQLAFLQNSVGSILDPFSSFLCLRGMRTLALRLQRHVANATELAVWLEQQPQVTSVLYPGLSSHPQHELAVRQMRGSGGLISLYLAGDGEGTRRFLEATRLFTLAESLGGVESLISQPAKMTHASIPAERRAQLGISDNLVRLSVGIEHVEDLRRDLQQALSAIAG
- a CDS encoding thioesterase family protein, which encodes MARLQLEFPENQFCYSTHLTVRVTDINAANHLGNDSMISMISEARARFLFEFGIHETHADGTGIIVTDLATTYRTEAHARDQLLFEVGVMDFNKYGGDITFRITRPADGGLVAMAKSGFVFFDYRAGQVVAMPESFSVLFPAVNWLE
- a CDS encoding polysaccharide lyase family 7 protein; its protein translation is MLDLTTWNLSIPTDPSPTTIETGRLNNGYDSQYFRHNDDGSVTFWVPVDGSHTADARYPRSELRETQADGILSNWYHASSDSYLSAVVSVNQVPSKNKVVIGQIHSTDEPGSDNDPLLKLQYHYLRGVGRLELLLRNRPGDSEVQNILLAENIQLNERFSYDLRITPSGKLGVSVQSSDGDHGSLYQQLSGYWSVQQLYFKAGAYIQDNYGPANEGGRVTFYHLNSLHR
- a CDS encoding c-type cytochrome — translated: MVFAIVLVLIVVASVLFHVLSPWQATAAASNWGSIDAALFITLLITGIFFIAVTLFMALAIVRYRHKEGRRAAYQPENKKLEWWLIGVTSVGIIGLLAPGLVVYHDFVRVPQDAHELEVVAQQWQWSYRFPGQDGKLGKSGIKWINSANPFGLDPNDPLGQDDVLIRNNEVRLPLDQPVKVLLRSKDVLHNFYVPQIRSKMDMVPGMVSHFWFTPTKLGTYEVLCAEYCGLAHYNMRGHMIIEEPAAFDLWLSSQPTFAQTLRTAAKPSRETLLETGRQLVQNHGCLACHSLDGSASLGPGWKGLYGRTELLADGSSVHVDEAYLIESISAPKAKLVQGYPPVMVAYTFNQDELDALLALIKSLSGAPPDEPPAADVDLALQGQRLAETHGCLVCHSVDGKLGVGPTWQGLYGKTQSLVDGTSVVVDEAYLQASIRDPAAVIAKGFAPVMPTIDLTDDELDALIAFIKSIAGKTDGTAEAVP
- a CDS encoding pyridoxal-phosphate dependent enzyme; its protein translation is MSANPLLEMIGNTPVLPLTHLDTGPCQLFVKLENQNPGGSIKDRIALSMIEAAELSGQLQLGGTIIEATAGNTGLGLALVAAQKGYHMLLVVPDKMSREKIFHLKALGAEVRLTRSDVAKGHPEYYQDLARSIAAHMPGAFYIDQFNNPANAWAHESGTGPEIWRQMEQRVDAVVVGVGSGGTLGGLTHFFQKVAPQVEMVLADPEGSVLADFVESGHFGEAGSWLVEGIGEDFVPAIADFALVKRAYRISDAESLHTARLLLQQEGVLAGSSSGTLLAAALRYCREQTTAKRVLTFVCDSGNKYLSKMFNDYWMLDQGLIERPKQGNLRDLIVRRYEEGSTVTCKPDETLAAVYARMRFHDIDQVPVMDCDRVVGLIDEWDLLRAVKDAPTHFQLPVREAMVSKLQTLDPDVSLERLLQTFDEGHVALIVEQGRFLGLITKSDVLNLWRRTLR